The Acidobacteriota bacterium DNA window ATCCCCGACGAGGAGAAGCAGCGTCGCGTGGACCTGCAGAAGCAGATCATGAACGCGGTGATCACGGGCCAGGGCTGGGATGGCATCCCGGAGGCGACGCGCAAGCAGGCCGACACCGCGTGGTTCCGCAGCGTGCTGGTCTGGGACCCGGCGCCCGTGATGAAGAAGGTCAAGCAGCCCCTGCTCATCGTCCACGGCGAGCTCGACAAGCAGGTGCCGATTCAGAACGCCGAACTGCTGAACGGTCTCGCGTTGCAGCGCAAGAAGGGCACGACGGCGATGGTGCTGATACCGGGCATCAACCACCTGCTGGTGCCGGCAAGGACCGGCGAGGTGTCCGAGTACGGCGCCCTCGGCGACGCGCGGGTCAGCCCGGACGTGTCGACGCGAGTGGTTGAGTGGCTGAGGAACCACTGACCGGTTGCCCGTTGCCGGATTGCCGGTTGCCGGTTGCCGGTTGCCGGTCACTCATACCTGAGCGCTTCTATCGGGTCGAGTCGTGAGGCTCGGACGGCGGGGAGTGTGCCTGCTATCAGGCCGACGACCATCAGGATCGCGGTGCAGATGCCCAGCAGTTCCAGTGACAGCACGAGGTGGATGTCCGTGCGCCTCGTCATGTCGTCGAGCAGTTCGGCCAGGAAGGGGCGTGGACTCACGGCCCGGACCATCAGCCATGACGCGACCACGCCTGCCAGGCCGCCGAGGAACGTGATGAAGAACGCCTCGAGCATGAACTGGAGCAGGATCTCGCGCCGGCGCGCACCGAGCGCCTTGCGGATGCCGATCTCGCGCGTCCGCTCCGTCACCGACACGAACATGATGTTCATGATGCCGACGCCGCCGATGGCCAGCGTCAGCACGCCGATGAACGTGAGCACGGCCTTGAGTCCCACGGTGATGCCGTTGACCGTGGCCATGTTCTCGACCGAGTCGTTGATGTTGAGCGCTCGCTCGTCGGCGGAATCGAAGCGGTACTTCTTCCCGAGCGTCTCCCGCACCTGGCGCAACGCCTTGTCCTG harbors:
- a CDS encoding prolyl oligopeptidase family serine peptidase; translated protein: IPDEEKQRRVDLQKQIMNAVITGQGWDGIPEATRKQADTAWFRSVLVWDPAPVMKKVKQPLLIVHGELDKQVPIQNAELLNGLALQRKKGTTAMVLIPGINHLLVPARTGEVSEYGALGDARVSPDVSTRVVEWLRNH